The Alteromonas macleodii ATCC 27126 genome segment CACCATTTTGAACGTCTTGTTTAGCCATTATAAACTCCTAGAACTGAAGACCAGCTTCGCGAGCTGCATCAGCTAATGCTTTAACGCGACCGTGGTATTGGAAACCACTGCGATCGAAAGCCACTGTTTTAATGCCTTTCTCAAGCGCGCGCTCTGCGATTGCTTTACCGACTACCGTCGCTGCTTCAGCGTTACCTGTAGACTTAAGATCTTTTGCAAGATCTTTCTCAACAGTTGAAGCCGCTGCCAACACTTCAGAACCGCATGGAGCGATTAGCTGAGCGTAGATGTGGCGAGGTGTACGGTTAACTACCAAGCGATGCGCGGCCAGTTCACGAATTTTTGCTCGTGCGCGAGTTGCGCGACGAATGCGAGCTGTTTTCTTATCCATCGTATCACCCACCTACTTTTTCTTAGCTTCTTTACGACGTACGTGTTCGTCAGCGTAACGTACACCTTTACCTTTGTAAGGCTCTGGTGGACGGTAACCACGAATGTTCGCCGCAACCTGACCAACCACCTGCTTATCGGCGCCTTTAACGACGATTTCAGTTTGGCTAGGAGTTTCAACCGTAATGCCTTCAGGCATTTCGTATGCTACAGGGTGAGAGAAACCTAGTGTAAGGTTTAGTTTGTTACCTTGTGCTTGT includes the following:
- the rplR gene encoding 50S ribosomal protein L18 encodes the protein MDKKTARIRRATRARAKIRELAAHRLVVNRTPRHIYAQLIAPCGSEVLAAASTVEKDLAKDLKSTGNAEAATVVGKAIAERALEKGIKTVAFDRSGFQYHGRVKALADAAREAGLQF